In one Oryza glaberrima chromosome 2, OglaRS2, whole genome shotgun sequence genomic region, the following are encoded:
- the LOC127763726 gene encoding ubiquitin-conjugating enzyme E2 5B — protein sequence MASKRILKELKDLQKDPPTSCSAGPVAEDMFHWQATLMGPSDSPYAGGVFLVTIHFPPDYPFKPPKVAFKTKVFHPNINSNGSICLDILKEQWSPALTISKVLLSICSLLTDPNPDDPLVPEIAHMYKTDRAKYESTARSWTQKYAMG from the exons ATGGCGTCCAAGCGGATCCTCAAGGAGCTCAAGGACCTGCAGAAGGATCCCCCCACCTCCTGCAGCGCCG GCCCTGTGGCAGAAGATATGTTCCACTGGCAGGCAACACTGATGGGTCCATCAGATAGCCCTTATGCTGGAGGCGTGTTTTTGGTTACCATTCATTTTCCTCCTGATTATCCATTCAAACCGCCTAAG GTGGCATTCAAGACAAAGGTGTTCCACCCAAACATTAATAGCAACGGAAGCATATGCCTTGATATCTTGAAGGAGCAGTGGAGTCCTGCATTGACTATTTCAAAG GTGCTACTCTCAATTTGCTCGCTGTTGACGGATCCAAATCCTGATGATCCATTGGTTCCAGAGATTGCTCACATGTACAAGACTGATCGGGCCAAGTACGAGTCCACCGCAAGGAGCTGGACCCAGAAATATGCTATGGGCTAG
- the LOC127761094 gene encoding uncharacterized protein LOC127761094 translates to MADKPPPPPTKPKPKPATAAQPAPAPATARTTPPLKKPPPLAPPTQARPLKPPPAHQYRQQQQQPANRKRQYGRHRGGGGCSGRRVCCLATGFVLLALCLALAAACLAYLYYHPRPPSFHLQPLAATRFRVGNSSAVSAMDVTAAVRVVSWNPNDRVSFEYGDGEGRVALADADGDVALGWAPVAGFRHAPRSVATVAFVAAAKGVVVDEAVAARVRDRYRRRQLVFKVVVDTHVGARAGAVRTGMVPVRLLCDGGAMAPRGGVSGSVVGPMSKCQVYLFRVRWFSLN, encoded by the exons atggccgacaagcctccgccgccgccaaccaagcccaagcccaagccggCTACGGCTGCTCaacccgcgccggcgccggcgacggcgaggacgacgccgccTCTCAAGAAGCCACCGCCGCTGGCCCCGCCCACGCAGGCGCGCCCGCTCAAGCCGCCGCCGGCTCACCAGtacaggcagcagcagcagcagccggctaATCGGAAGCGGCAGTACGGGaggcaccgcggcggcggcgggtgctcGGGGCGGCGGGTGTGCTGCCTCGCCACGGGGTTCGTCCTCCTCGCGCTCtgcctcgcgctcgccgccgcgtgccTGGCCTACCTCTACTACCACCCACGCCCGCCGTCGTTCCACCTgcagccgctcgccgccacgcgGTTCCGCGTCGGGAACTCCTCGGCGGTGTCCGCCATGgacgtcaccgccgccgtcagggTGGTGTCGTGGAACCCCAACGACCGGGTGTCGTTCGAGTACGGCGACGGGGAGGGCCGCGTggcgctcgccgacgccgacggcgacgtcgcGCTGGGCTGGGCGCCCGTGGCCGGGTTCCGCCACGCGCCGCGGAgcgtggcgacggtggcgttcgtggcggcggcgaagggggtGGTGGTCGAcgaggccgtggcggcgcgcGTCCGCGACCGgtaccggcggcggcagctggtgTTCAAGGTGGTGGTGGACACGCACGtcggcgcccgcgccggcgcggTGCGCACCGGGATGGTGCCCGTCAGGCTGCtgtgcgacggcggcgccatggcgccgcgcggcggcgtgtCCGGGAGCGTGGTGGGGCCCATGAGCAAGTGCCAGGTCTACCTCTTCAGAGTCAGATG GTTTAGCTTGAACTGA
- the LOC127761938 gene encoding protein DETOXIFICATION 42-like gives MAAFQICAQVWLATSLLADGLAVAGQALLVSAFAKKDHYKVAVTTARVLQLAVVLSVRLTAFLAAGMWFGAGVFTSDAAVISTIHKGVPERWSS, from the exons atggcggcgttcCAGATCTGCGCCCAGGTCTGGCTCGCCACGTcgctcctcgccgacggcctcgccgtcgccggccag GCCTTGCTTGTCAGCGCGTTTGCAAAGAAGGATCACTACAAGGTGGCGGTGACCACCGCCCGCGTGCTGCAGCTTGCCGTCGTCCTCAGCGTCAGGCTGacggccttcctcgccgccggcatgtGGTTCGGCGCCGGCGTTTTCACTAgcgacgccgccgtcatcaGCACCATCCACAAAGGCGTTCCGGAACGATGGTCATCATAA